The following proteins are encoded in a genomic region of Herminiimonas arsenicoxydans:
- the cydA gene encoding Cytochrome d ubiquinol oxidase subunit 1 (Cytochrome d ubiquinol oxidase subunit I) (Cytochrome bd-I oxidase subunit I) (Evidence 2a : Function of homologous gene experimentally demonstrated in an other organism; PubMedId : 2843510, 3138232, 1724280, 1689724; Product type c : carrier) — MELDIVSLSRLQFAITALYHFLFVPLTIGLAILLAIMETVYVMTDRVIWRDMTKFWGALFGINFAMGVATGVVMEFQFGMNWSYYSHYVGDIFGAPLAIEGLMAFFLEATFVGLFFFGWDKLSKVGHLITTWAVAIGSNFSALWILIANGWMQNPVGAALNPETMRMEVTDFAAVLTNPVAQAKFVHTVSAGYVTAAIFVLGVSAWYVLKGRHLELAKRSMTVAASFGLAAALSVVVLGDESGYLSTEHQKMKLAAIEGMWETQPAPASFTLIGFPNQEARETHYAIHIPWVMGLIGTRSLDTVIPGINELVQHAELRIANGIQAYDALQKIRAVGQGEKITPAMRFAFEETGGDLGYALLLKRYVDDPRQATPAQITQAALDTVPQVAPLFWLFRIMVGIGMFLILLTGTFFFLSARRQLTQHRWLLKLAVCAVPLPWIAVEAGWLVAEFGRQPWVIEGVLPTAVAVSSLGIKTLLITLGGFILIYTVLFIIEMKLIFKVIHAGPSAEHSPQEMSDLKPVLAGTPAATPEQS; from the coding sequence ATGGAACTCGATATTGTTTCCTTGTCCCGCCTGCAGTTCGCCATCACGGCGCTGTATCACTTTCTGTTTGTTCCGCTGACAATAGGACTTGCGATCCTGCTCGCCATCATGGAGACGGTCTACGTCATGACCGACCGTGTCATCTGGCGCGACATGACCAAATTCTGGGGCGCGCTGTTCGGCATCAATTTCGCAATGGGTGTGGCGACCGGGGTGGTCATGGAATTCCAGTTCGGCATGAACTGGAGTTACTACAGCCACTACGTCGGCGATATCTTCGGCGCGCCGCTGGCGATAGAAGGCCTGATGGCCTTTTTTCTGGAAGCGACCTTCGTCGGCCTGTTTTTCTTCGGCTGGGACAAACTCTCCAAAGTAGGGCACTTGATCACCACCTGGGCGGTGGCCATCGGCTCCAATTTTTCTGCCTTGTGGATTCTGATCGCGAACGGCTGGATGCAGAATCCGGTCGGGGCCGCGCTCAACCCGGAAACCATGCGCATGGAAGTCACCGACTTTGCGGCGGTCCTGACCAACCCGGTTGCGCAAGCCAAATTCGTGCACACGGTATCGGCAGGTTATGTGACGGCGGCGATTTTCGTGCTGGGCGTTTCAGCATGGTATGTGCTGAAAGGACGCCATCTCGAATTGGCCAAACGCTCAATGACGGTGGCTGCGTCTTTCGGTCTGGCGGCGGCGCTGTCGGTCGTGGTACTGGGAGATGAGAGCGGCTATCTGTCGACCGAGCATCAAAAAATGAAACTGGCTGCGATAGAAGGCATGTGGGAAACCCAGCCGGCACCGGCCAGCTTTACCCTCATCGGCTTCCCGAATCAGGAGGCACGCGAGACGCACTATGCGATTCATATACCGTGGGTGATGGGCTTGATCGGCACACGTTCGCTGGATACCGTGATTCCCGGCATCAATGAACTGGTGCAGCATGCTGAATTGCGTATTGCGAACGGCATACAGGCTTACGATGCCTTGCAAAAAATTCGTGCCGTCGGACAGGGTGAAAAAATCACACCGGCAATGCGCTTTGCATTTGAAGAAACCGGTGGCGATCTCGGCTATGCGCTGCTGCTCAAGCGTTATGTAGACGATCCGCGCCAGGCTACGCCGGCACAGATTACCCAGGCGGCACTGGATACGGTGCCGCAGGTGGCGCCGCTGTTCTGGCTGTTCCGCATCATGGTCGGGATAGGCATGTTCCTGATCCTGCTGACGGGCACTTTCTTTTTCCTGTCGGCGCGCCGGCAACTCACACAACATCGCTGGCTGCTGAAGCTGGCGGTGTGTGCGGTACCCTTGCCATGGATAGCCGTCGAAGCGGGCTGGCTGGTGGCTGAATTCGGCCGCCAGCCGTGGGTGATAGAAGGTGTGCTGCCGACGGCGGTGGCGGTGTCCAGCCTCGGTATCAAGACGCTGCTCATTACGCTGGGCGGTTTCATCCTGATTTATACCGTGCTCTTCATCATCGAGATGAAACTGATTTTCAAGGTGATACATGCCGGGCCGAGCGCAGAACATTCACCTCAAGAGATGAGTGACCTGAAACCTGTCCTTGCCGGCACTCCTGCAGCCACACCGGAGCAATCATGA
- the cydB gene encoding Cytochrome d ubiquinol oxidase subunit 2 (Cytochrome d ubiquinol oxidase subunit II) (Cytochrome bd-I oxidase subunit II) (Evidence 2a : Function of homologous gene experimentally demonstrated in an other organism; PubMedId : 2843510, 3138232; Product type e : enzyme), producing the protein MTLHTLIDYDILRLTWWALIGVLLLAFAVTDGFDLGTGILLPFVARNDIERRVVINSVGPVWEGNQVWLILGGGAIFAAWPQLYAVAFSGFYLAMFAILVALILRPVAFKFRSKREDPGWRARWDGVLFFSGFVPSLIFGVALGNVLQGVPFRLDLDMHIFYEGSFFGLLNPFALLCGLVSVAMLAMHGSAWLQLKTDGVVAERARRYGSMAALATVLLYGCAGLLLWKYVDGYRISSMIDPVGPSNPLLKTVEGHAGAWFVNYTAQPWTMAAPVLGLLGAIGAWLGLRMRREIFTLLCSAVSISGIVLSVGASMFPFILPSSIHPAASLTVWDSSSSHLTLFIMLVVSVIFIPIIVAYTTWVYHVLWGKVDEKAIRDETGHAY; encoded by the coding sequence ATGACACTGCACACACTTATCGACTACGATATCCTGCGCCTGACCTGGTGGGCCTTGATCGGGGTGTTGCTGCTGGCATTCGCGGTGACTGACGGTTTCGACCTTGGCACCGGCATATTGCTGCCTTTTGTTGCACGCAACGATATCGAAAGACGTGTCGTCATCAATAGCGTAGGCCCGGTATGGGAGGGCAATCAGGTATGGCTGATCCTGGGCGGCGGTGCAATTTTTGCCGCATGGCCGCAGCTTTATGCGGTGGCATTTTCCGGTTTCTATCTTGCCATGTTTGCGATTCTGGTCGCGCTTATCCTGCGTCCGGTCGCCTTCAAGTTTCGCAGCAAACGCGAAGATCCTGGCTGGCGCGCACGCTGGGATGGCGTACTGTTTTTTTCAGGCTTCGTGCCCTCTCTGATCTTCGGTGTAGCGCTGGGCAATGTGTTGCAGGGCGTACCGTTCCGGCTCGATCTGGACATGCATATTTTCTACGAAGGCAGTTTTTTCGGGTTGCTGAATCCGTTTGCCTTGTTGTGCGGTCTGGTCTCGGTCGCCATGCTGGCCATGCATGGCAGTGCATGGCTGCAGCTGAAAACAGACGGTGTGGTGGCAGAGCGGGCGCGGCGCTACGGCAGCATGGCAGCGCTGGCGACGGTGCTGCTGTACGGCTGCGCCGGTCTGCTGCTGTGGAAATACGTGGATGGTTATCGCATTAGCAGCATGATCGATCCAGTCGGTCCCTCCAATCCCTTGCTGAAAACGGTCGAAGGGCATGCGGGTGCGTGGTTCGTCAATTACACCGCGCAACCGTGGACGATGGCGGCGCCGGTTCTGGGTCTGCTTGGAGCGATCGGTGCATGGCTGGGTTTGCGCATGCGGCGCGAAATATTCACGCTGCTGTGCAGCGCAGTGAGCATCAGCGGTATCGTGCTGAGTGTGGGTGCGTCCATGTTCCCCTTCATCCTGCCATCGTCCATTCATCCGGCGGCCAGCCTGACGGTATGGGACTCTTCATCCAGCCATCTGACCCTGTTCATCATGCTGGTGGTGAGCGTGATTTTTATTCCGATCATCGTCGCTTACACGACCTGGGTGTATCACGTACTGTGGGGCAAGGTGGATGAAAAAGCGATACGCGATGAAACCGGACATGCATATTGA
- a CDS encoding Conserved hypothetical protein (Evidence 4 : Homologs of previously reported genes of unknown function): MWYFAWMLGLPLAAAFAVLNAMWYELMDDEAIRKEKLGNS, from the coding sequence ATGTGGTATTTTGCCTGGATGCTGGGTCTGCCTCTTGCAGCTGCTTTCGCCGTGCTGAATGCGATGTGGTACGAGCTGATGGACGATGAAGCAATACGCAAGGAAAAACTCGGCAACTCGTAA
- a CDS encoding putative sodium:hydrogen antiporter (CPA1 family) (Evidence 3 : Function proposed based on presence of conserved amino acid motif, structural feature or limited homology; Product type pt : putative transporter): MHTVTIALILLLAVLASGFFARLLPIKVPLPLVQIAVGAGLAYGFGISVPLDPEFFFLFFIPPLLFLDGWRIPKSAFFRDVRPITTLAIGLVLFTVLGMGYFIHWMIPSVPLAAAFALAAILSPTDPVAVSAIASQSPIPPRLMHILEGEALLNDASGLVCFRFALAAVITGTFSLLDASMEFLWAAGGGLLVGALVAWLIGVANKWLVVAVGEDPGSQILISLLLPFAAYLLAEHLQVSGILAAAAAGITTHYTDMVGRRLATTRMQRRAVWDTIQMALNGVIFVILGAQIRTTMDGLPMVASSMGLSSAWWLSLYVIAIGVALTCLRFLWVWSTLRVTLFKKRRDQASDTKPSLRILMLTACSGVRGAITLAGILTLPLLMPDGSAFPARDLLIFLAKGVILLSLLSASVALPLLSKDMKFAPEPALGMDEGHARVAAAEAAIRHIKSLCDAAPENAEDNGQTEAAMRVTELYRRRLDYGLSEGEEAAHIQLLAEKERELRLSAIRAERDELFQMWLHNKLDDTLHQRLLRELDLIEGALTRNVQH, translated from the coding sequence ATGCATACCGTTACGATTGCTCTGATTTTATTGCTGGCCGTCTTGGCCAGCGGATTTTTTGCACGACTATTGCCGATCAAGGTACCTTTGCCTCTGGTGCAGATTGCAGTAGGAGCAGGGCTGGCTTACGGGTTTGGCATCAGCGTCCCGCTCGATCCAGAATTTTTCTTCCTCTTCTTCATTCCTCCTTTGCTGTTTCTGGATGGCTGGCGCATTCCCAAAAGTGCCTTCTTTCGCGACGTGCGTCCGATCACCACGCTGGCGATAGGCTTGGTACTCTTCACCGTTCTCGGCATGGGCTACTTCATACACTGGATGATTCCATCCGTGCCGCTGGCCGCCGCGTTTGCGCTGGCCGCAATTCTGTCGCCGACCGATCCGGTTGCCGTTTCTGCCATCGCTTCGCAAAGCCCGATTCCGCCACGCCTGATGCATATACTCGAGGGCGAAGCATTGCTCAACGATGCGTCCGGCCTAGTCTGCTTCCGCTTCGCATTGGCGGCGGTGATTACCGGTACGTTTTCCTTGCTGGATGCGTCGATGGAATTTCTGTGGGCAGCAGGCGGCGGTTTGCTGGTGGGCGCACTTGTTGCGTGGCTTATTGGTGTAGCGAATAAATGGCTGGTGGTCGCAGTCGGCGAAGATCCGGGCAGCCAGATACTGATCAGTCTGTTGCTGCCATTTGCCGCCTATCTGCTGGCAGAACATCTGCAGGTTTCCGGCATCCTTGCCGCTGCGGCGGCCGGCATCACAACCCACTACACGGATATGGTGGGTCGGCGACTGGCGACGACGCGCATGCAGCGGCGCGCTGTGTGGGACACGATACAGATGGCGCTCAATGGCGTGATCTTTGTGATTCTCGGTGCGCAAATACGCACCACGATGGATGGCTTGCCGATGGTGGCAAGCAGTATGGGACTGAGCAGCGCATGGTGGTTGTCGCTGTATGTAATTGCGATAGGCGTTGCGCTCACCTGTCTGAGATTTTTATGGGTGTGGAGCACGCTCCGCGTCACGCTGTTTAAAAAACGTCGTGACCAGGCCAGCGATACCAAACCTTCATTGCGCATACTCATGCTGACTGCCTGTTCAGGTGTGCGCGGCGCGATTACGCTGGCCGGCATTTTGACTCTGCCTTTGTTGATGCCGGATGGTTCCGCATTCCCGGCACGGGATTTGCTGATTTTTCTGGCAAAAGGCGTGATCCTGCTTTCGCTGCTGAGCGCAAGCGTGGCCTTGCCTTTGCTGAGCAAGGACATGAAGTTTGCGCCCGAACCGGCGTTGGGCATGGACGAGGGGCATGCGCGCGTCGCAGCAGCGGAAGCCGCCATCCGCCACATCAAATCGCTATGCGACGCGGCGCCGGAAAATGCAGAAGATAACGGCCAAACAGAAGCAGCCATGCGCGTTACCGAACTCTATCGGCGACGACTGGATTACGGTTTAAGCGAAGGCGAAGAAGCCGCCCACATACAACTGCTGGCGGAGAAGGAGCGCGAACTGCGTCTGTCTGCGATACGCGCAGAACGCGACGAGTTATTTCAGATGTGGTTGCACAACAAGCTGGACGATACCTTGCATCAGCGCTTGTTGCGTGAACTGGATTTGATTGAGGGAGCGTTGACGCGGAATGTGCAGCATTAG
- a CDS encoding Hypothetical protein (Evidence 5 : No homology to any previously reported sequences) has translation MNAMHLFFHQDAILIRKILNPMVPDSKLEQSTEKVLNANINRRYGLSN, from the coding sequence ATGAACGCTATGCATCTCTTCTTCCATCAAGATGCAATCTTGATAAGAAAAATTCTGAACCCTATGGTTCCCGATTCAAAATTGGAGCAATCAACCGAGAAAGTATTAAATGCCAACATCAATAGACGATATGGATTAAGCAACTAA
- a CDS encoding Conserved hypothetical protein (Evidence 4 : Homologs of previously reported genes of unknown function), with product MTYSIKEIFYTLQGEGAHAGRPAVFCRFSGCNLWTGRESDRATAVCQFCDTDFVGTDGEGGGKFADAVKLANTINALWPASYAASKYVVFTGGEPLLQLDTELINAMHAVGFEIAIETNGTLPVPAGVDWICVSPKMGSQLVVRKGSELKVVIPQLAQSLAAYEDLDFQHFFVQPMDGPLAEQNTRLAIEICKKNPKWKLSLQTHKLLQIP from the coding sequence TTGACTTACAGCATAAAAGAGATTTTCTACACATTACAGGGCGAGGGCGCGCACGCCGGGCGGCCTGCCGTGTTTTGCCGTTTTTCCGGCTGTAATCTGTGGACTGGACGTGAAAGCGATCGCGCTACTGCCGTGTGCCAGTTTTGCGATACCGATTTTGTCGGCACCGATGGCGAAGGCGGCGGCAAGTTTGCCGATGCGGTGAAACTGGCCAACACGATCAATGCTTTGTGGCCGGCCTCGTACGCGGCAAGCAAATATGTGGTGTTTACCGGTGGCGAACCCTTGCTGCAACTGGATACGGAACTGATCAATGCAATGCACGCGGTCGGCTTTGAAATCGCGATTGAAACCAATGGCACCTTGCCGGTGCCGGCCGGCGTTGACTGGATTTGCGTCAGCCCGAAGATGGGTTCGCAACTGGTCGTGCGCAAAGGCAGCGAATTGAAGGTTGTGATCCCGCAGTTGGCGCAATCGCTGGCGGCATATGAAGATCTGGATTTTCAGCATTTCTTCGTGCAGCCTATGGACGGCCCATTGGCGGAACAGAATACCAGGCTTGCGATTGAGATTTGCAAAAAAAATCCGAAATGGAAACTCAGTTTGCAGACTCATAAACTTTTACAGATACCCTGA
- a CDS encoding putative 6-pyruvoyl tetrahydrobiopterin synthase (Evidence 3 : Function proposed based on presence of conserved amino acid motif, structural feature or limited homology; Product type pe : putative enzyme) — MLTITRKLEFDAGHRIPDHKSQCRNLHGHRYTLEITLVGNVIDEEGSSDNGMIMDFSDIKSLAKQHLVDVWDHSFLVYEKDVKVREFLESIPDHKTVVIDRIPTVENLAQTAFNILNAAYKDHYGTGLRLHKLVLHETPNCWAEITAEG; from the coding sequence ATGCTGACAATTACCCGCAAACTTGAATTCGATGCCGGTCACCGTATTCCCGACCACAAAAGCCAGTGCCGCAATCTGCACGGCCATCGCTATACGCTCGAAATCACGCTGGTCGGCAATGTGATTGACGAAGAGGGCAGTTCCGATAACGGCATGATCATGGATTTTTCCGATATCAAGTCGCTGGCAAAACAGCATCTGGTCGATGTCTGGGATCATTCTTTTCTCGTCTATGAAAAAGATGTCAAGGTGCGCGAGTTCCTTGAAAGCATACCTGACCACAAAACCGTGGTCATCGACCGTATTCCGACTGTCGAAAATCTGGCGCAAACCGCGTTCAATATCCTGAATGCGGCATACAAGGATCATTACGGCACCGGCTTGCGTTTGCACAAACTGGTACTGCATGAAACGCCGAACTGCTGGGCTGAAATCACTGCGGAAGGCTGA
- the tadA gene encoding tRNA-specific adenosine deaminase (Evidence 2a : Function of homologous gene experimentally demonstrated in an other organism; PubMedId : 12110595; Product type e : enzyme), with protein sequence MADARQDVTQDEIWMRQALDQAHNAWALGEVPVGAVVVKDGQVIATGFNQPIGTHDPTAHAEIMALRAAATILGNYRLPGCELYVTLEPCVMCSGAMMHARLARVVFGASDPKTGACGSIVNLFEQNQLNHHTQLTGGLMAQECGALLKDFFAERRKAAQAAKLDDSSSI encoded by the coding sequence ATGGCGGATGCACGTCAGGATGTGACGCAGGACGAGATCTGGATGCGGCAGGCGCTGGATCAGGCGCACAACGCCTGGGCGCTGGGCGAAGTCCCGGTTGGCGCCGTGGTCGTCAAGGATGGACAAGTCATTGCCACCGGTTTCAATCAGCCCATAGGCACGCATGACCCGACCGCACATGCAGAAATCATGGCCTTGCGCGCTGCGGCAACCATACTCGGCAATTACCGGCTTCCCGGTTGCGAACTGTATGTCACGCTGGAACCCTGCGTGATGTGTTCGGGTGCGATGATGCATGCGCGGCTTGCGCGTGTGGTGTTCGGTGCATCCGACCCCAAGACCGGTGCCTGCGGCTCTATCGTCAATCTGTTTGAACAGAATCAGCTCAATCACCATACGCAACTGACCGGCGGTCTGATGGCGCAGGAATGCGGCGCCTTGCTGAAGGACTTTTTCGCGGAACGTCGCAAGGCAGCACAAGCAGCAAAACTGGATGACTCCAGTTCCATCTGA
- a CDS encoding putative alpha/beta-Hydrolase (Evidence 3 : Function proposed based on presence of conserved amino acid motif, structural feature or limited homology; Product type pe : putative enzyme) yields MDALRSVEASGQDQKLKPPSLLLLALEARAPWEFGASLLAFPLLKKVARGDGHPVMVLPGLMGGDVLTSFLRNFLQGSGYTVYAWEQGWNRGPRNGVLEACIKRVKGLREKHGQKVSLVGWSLGGIFAREIAKALPNDVRLVITLGAPFAGHPKANNVWWLYQAVSGKTVIDDAQIAEIRKPPPVPITSIFSRSDGIVS; encoded by the coding sequence ATGGATGCGCTGCGTTCCGTCGAAGCCTCTGGGCAGGATCAAAAATTGAAGCCGCCCAGCCTGTTGCTGCTGGCGCTGGAAGCGCGTGCGCCATGGGAATTTGGCGCATCCTTGCTGGCGTTTCCCTTGTTGAAAAAGGTGGCGCGCGGGGATGGTCATCCTGTGATGGTATTGCCAGGCTTGATGGGAGGCGATGTGCTGACTTCCTTTCTGCGCAACTTCCTGCAGGGTAGCGGCTATACGGTCTATGCGTGGGAACAAGGCTGGAATCGTGGCCCGCGGAATGGCGTACTGGAAGCGTGTATCAAACGTGTCAAGGGGCTGCGCGAAAAGCATGGTCAAAAAGTCAGCCTTGTAGGCTGGAGCCTGGGCGGAATTTTTGCGCGTGAAATTGCCAAGGCACTACCGAATGATGTGCGTCTGGTGATTACATTGGGCGCGCCGTTTGCCGGCCATCCCAAGGCCAATAATGTGTGGTGGCTGTATCAGGCCGTCAGTGGAAAAACTGTCATTGACGATGCGCAGATTGCCGAAATCAGGAAGCCGCCGCCCGTGCCCATCACCTCGATTTTCAGTCGCAGCGATGGTATTGTGTCGTGA
- a CDS encoding putative alpha/beta hydrolase (Evidence 3 : Function proposed based on presence of conserved amino acid motif, structural feature or limited homology; Product type pe : putative enzyme), whose protein sequence is MPIAKVNDLDIWYDTQGDPGNPPLLLIVGLGMQSVSWPQSFCNGLVERGFYLIRFDNRDNGLSTKLHHLGKPNTLLAVVKMALRMKLAAGYKLDDMAADAIGLLDALDIRKAHIVGASMGGMIAQIVAARHPERVLSLTSIMSTSGRRGLPGPTRAARKVLFSTAPDPKNHVALTEHFVNLMQVIGSPAYPTPKEVLQERVERTIKRSLEPIATTRQLLAIGASGDRVDLLKSIRVPTLVIHGLEDPLVPIDGGRETASLIPNAVMLEIAGMGHDLPDQLADEITARIAMHCHAADAVATPVLAA, encoded by the coding sequence TTGCCCATCGCAAAAGTAAATGATCTCGATATCTGGTACGACACGCAGGGCGATCCAGGCAATCCACCGCTTTTATTGATCGTTGGTTTGGGGATGCAATCGGTTTCGTGGCCGCAGTCGTTTTGCAACGGCCTGGTAGAGCGCGGTTTTTATCTGATTCGCTTCGACAATCGCGACAACGGTTTATCGACCAAACTGCACCATCTTGGCAAACCCAATACACTGCTGGCCGTGGTGAAAATGGCTCTGCGCATGAAGCTCGCTGCCGGTTACAAGCTCGACGACATGGCAGCAGATGCGATCGGCCTGCTGGATGCACTCGATATCCGCAAGGCGCACATCGTCGGCGCTTCGATGGGCGGCATGATTGCGCAGATCGTCGCTGCGCGGCATCCGGAGCGCGTGCTCAGCCTGACTTCCATCATGTCGACCAGCGGTCGTCGCGGCTTGCCCGGGCCGACACGCGCGGCGCGCAAGGTACTTTTCTCTACCGCACCAGATCCGAAAAATCACGTCGCTTTGACCGAGCACTTCGTCAATCTGATGCAAGTGATAGGCAGTCCGGCTTATCCGACGCCGAAGGAAGTTTTGCAGGAACGGGTCGAGCGCACCATCAAACGCAGTCTGGAGCCGATAGCCACGACACGGCAATTATTGGCCATCGGTGCTTCAGGCGATCGGGTGGATCTTTTGAAAAGCATCAGGGTGCCGACGCTGGTCATACACGGCCTTGAAGATCCTCTGGTGCCGATTGACGGCGGGCGTGAAACGGCAAGTTTGATACCGAATGCCGTGATGTTGGAAATCGCCGGCATGGGGCATGATTTGCCGGACCAACTGGCAGATGAAATCACGGCAAGAATCGCTATGCATTGTCACGCGGCAGACGCCGTCGCCACGCCGGTATTGGCAGCATAA
- the ldcA gene encoding Muramoyltetrapeptide carboxypeptidase (LD-carboxypeptidase A) (Evidence 2a : Function of homologous gene experimentally demonstrated in an other organism; PubMedId : 10428950; Product type e : enzyme): protein MNQDIRQALLANKAEGPLVAIVSPSGYASIPGAVERGIATLQAQGCRVRNFTDSASRFQRFGAGDDARIAQLYAAAQDPDVDIVLALRGGYGLTRLLPELDFSQLAASGKLFVGHSDFTALQMGLLAQTGAMSFSGPMLCDDFVRDELSAYTLNNFWQCLTQPAHTITAQTENNPQLQVKGTLWGGNLAMLTHLVGSPWLPKIDGGILCVEDVNEHPYRVERMMLQLLHAGVLDGQQAVLLGDFSGYRLSDYDNGYDFAQMLAYLRAHLPVPVLTGLPFGHGRDKATLVLGSRAELVADSVSFSLTMSGYRSLFGS from the coding sequence TTGAATCAGGATATACGGCAGGCACTGCTTGCGAACAAAGCAGAAGGCCCGCTAGTGGCGATCGTTTCGCCTAGCGGTTACGCATCGATACCTGGCGCTGTCGAGCGCGGGATCGCGACCTTGCAGGCGCAGGGCTGTCGCGTGCGCAATTTCACGGATTCTGCCAGCAGATTTCAGCGCTTCGGCGCCGGCGACGATGCACGTATCGCGCAACTGTATGCCGCTGCGCAAGATCCGGACGTCGATATCGTACTGGCCCTGCGCGGCGGTTATGGTTTGACGCGGCTATTGCCGGAACTGGATTTTTCGCAACTGGCCGCAAGCGGAAAATTGTTTGTCGGTCACAGTGATTTCACCGCCTTGCAGATGGGCTTGCTGGCGCAGACCGGCGCCATGAGTTTTTCCGGCCCCATGCTGTGCGACGATTTTGTCCGTGATGAATTGAGCGCTTATACGCTGAACAATTTCTGGCAATGCCTGACGCAGCCTGCGCACACCATCACGGCACAGACGGAAAACAATCCTCAGTTGCAGGTCAAAGGCACGCTATGGGGTGGTAACCTGGCGATGCTGACGCATCTGGTCGGTTCGCCTTGGCTGCCGAAAATAGATGGCGGCATTCTGTGCGTCGAAGACGTGAACGAACATCCGTATCGCGTCGAACGCATGATGCTGCAGTTATTGCATGCCGGGGTGCTGGATGGGCAGCAGGCGGTATTGCTGGGCGATTTTTCCGGTTATCGCCTGAGCGATTACGATAACGGCTACGACTTTGCGCAGATGTTGGCGTATTTGCGCGCGCATTTGCCGGTGCCGGTGCTGACAGGGTTGCCGTTTGGGCATGGCAGGGACAAGGCTACGCTGGTGCTTGGTTCCCGGGCTGAGCTGGTTGCGGATTCTGTTTCGTTTTCTTTGACCATGTCTGGATATCGTTCCTTGTTTGGTAGTTAA